A stretch of DNA from Paenibacillus albus:
TCTTGCGTTCTCACTCCTGCTATATGCGCCGCTTGTATCTTTTATGAATGGTGAATAACTAAAACTGGGCAGTACCTCTGCAGCAGTGAAGAATAATTCCACCCGTTTAGAGTGCCATACAATTTGAAAATCTTTCATTGACAGGTTTTAAGAACCATTTTATAATACTGATAATGATAATCGTTATCAACTAAATTATAAAAGTCAGGATGGGGTCATACCAATGAAATCGAAACGCAAAATTGCACTATCTACTCTTCTTACTTCTCTTACGCTAATGCTCGCACTTTCCGGCTGCGGCGGGAAAGACAATAACGACAACAACACAGCTAATGCTTCATCAACGAACACTAACGCCGCAGCGAATACCTCAGCAACGAATACAAACGCTACAAACGCCGCGACGAATACAGCAGCCACAGAAACGAATGCTTCTCAAGAAGCAGTAACATACCCGCTTACAATTAAGCATGCGTTCGGTGAAACGGTACTTGAGAAGAAGCCTGAGCGTGTCGCAACGATCTCGTGGGCGAACCAAGACGTAGCGCTTGCACTCGGCGTTGTGCCTGTCGGCTTCTCGGCAGCGAACTATGGTGTTCAGGACGGCAGCGGCCTGTTGCCTTGGACGAAGAAGAAGCTCGATGAGCTTGGTGCCAAATCCCCTAACATATTCCAAGATACGGACGGTCTTGACTTCGAGGCGATCTCAGATGCGAAGCCGGACGTTATTCTAGCCGCTTATTCCGGTCTTACGAAGGAAGACTACGCAACACTGAGCAAGATTGCACCGGTAATCGCTTATCAGAAGGCGCCTTGGGTTACAAGCTGGCGCGAGATGATCAAATTCGATGCGATGGGCATGGGCATGGAAGCAGAAGGCGAGCAGCTCATCAAGGATACTGAAAATGTCATTAAGGAGAAAGCTAGCGCTTATCCGGACATTCAAGGCAAGAATGCACTCTTCGCGTTCTTCTCTCCAGATGATCTGTCGAAGGTTTCAGTGTATGCACCTGGAGATCCACGCGCCGACTTTTTGATTGATCTGGGCATGAAATATTCGCCGGACGTTCTTAACAAAGTGTCTGGGGACAGCTTCTATTTGGAGCTGAGTGCCGAGAACGCGGACGTACTTAACAGTACCGACTACATTGTCACTTACGGCGACGAAGCTTTGCTGAAGAAGCTTCAAGCTGATCCGTTGCTGGGCAAGGTTCCGGCTATTGCTAAAGGAGCTGTCGTGCTGATCCCTGACAACACGCCTCTTGCAGCTGCTGGTAACCCGAATCCGCTGTCGATCTCTTATACACTCGACGATTATTTGAAACTGATCGGTGAGGCTGCTAAGAAGTAATGAACAATCCAGCCTCCCCGGTATCCAAGCCGCTAAATTCGACAGTGCCGAAGCACTTCGCGATCGTCTTAATGATCGGGTTGGCCGCGCTTGCAGCATGTATCTTGGCGTCGCTTGCATTCGGCTCTCGGGTCCTCGACGCTCCGGAAATGCTGGATGCATTGCTCCATCCGAGCACCGATTCATTCGGCTCCAGCGTCATGCACCAGCGCGTCGCCCGAACTGTATTTAGTCTCTGCTGCGGCGGGGCGCTCGGCATTGCAGGTTCCTTGATGCAGGCGGTCACACGCAATCCGATCGCCGATCCGAGCGTGCTCGGCGTGAATACCGGCGCAGCATTGTTCGTCGTTAGCGGAATCGCATTCTTCCATATCAGTACGGCTAACCAATTCATCGGGTTAGCTTGCGCGGGAGCGGCGATTACCGCGGTGTTCGTGTTCGGTATCGGTTCATTGGGGCGTGGGGGAGCTACGCCGATCAAGCTCGTGTTAGCAGGTGCGGCTACAAGTGCCGCACTTTCTTCACTTATGAGCGCGATCATGATTCCTCGCTCCCAAGTCATGGACCGGTTTCGCTTCTGGCAGATGGGAAGCGTCGGTTCGGCGAATTGGCACGATATTACGACGTTCTCGCCCTTCCTCATCTTGGGCATGCTGGTCGCGATCGCATCGGCTTCCGCCCTCAACGCGTTGGCGCTTGGTGACGAAGCGGCGACCGGACTAGGTGTTCGAACGGGCATTTTACGATTAATTGCATCCATGGCAGGGGTCTTGCTGTGCGGCACCGTCACTGCACTGGCTGGTCCGATTGGTTTTATCGGACTGTTAGCGACCCACGTCATCCGGCTGTTGATCGGACCGGATCAGCGTTTTCTTATTCCGATGTCGGCCTTGGCCGGCGCGGTAATTCTAACTATATCTGACGTTATCGGCAGAATCCTCGGAAGTCCAGGGGAGCTAGAGGTCGGCATGGTCACGGCATTCGTCGGTGCCCCGATCCTCATTCTGCTGGCGATACGATCGAAAGTGCGTTCCCTATGATGAATACGACGACGATTAACCTCATTATGGCGGGCAGACGTCAAAGGCGTCGCCGATTTGTGCTGATTACTTCGCTGCTCGGTGTCATTTCCTGTCTGCTTTGCTTCTCGATGCTTTATTTCGGCAATACGATCTATCCGGTTAAGGACATTGTACGGGTTCTACTGGGCGAAGAGGTCAAAGGCTTAACCTTCACCATGAAGACGCTGCGGCTGCCGCGCATGCTGGCGGGACTGTTAGCAGGCTTCGCATTCGGATTAGCCGGCAGTACGTTCCAGACGATGCTTCGGAATCCTCTTGCGAATCCGGACGTACTCGGCATTACGTCGAGTGCAAGCGTCGCGGCTGTCTTTTGTATTCTTATCCTTCATACGAGTGAAGCAGTCGTTTCCATTGCGGCGTTCATTGCAAGCTTAGCTTCGGTTGCGCTGCTCTACTTGTTGTCGCGTAGAAAAGTCTTCTCTATCGGGCGGCTTGTGCTAGTCGGTATCGGTCTTGATGCCATGTTCGGATCTCTCATTACCTACCTGCTAAAGATCGGTGCCGAATACGATATTCCTTCGGCATTCCGCTGGTTAAGCGGCAGCCTCAACGGCAGCCAATTAGATGAGCTTCCACCGCTGGCGATTACCGTACTGGTATGTACACCGATCCTCGTTCTAATGGGCAAGCGGCTTAGCCTCCTTGAGCTTGGCGAACAATCGGCTTCTACTCTTGGTATTCATACGGACAGAACCCGCTTAGTGCTGATTATTAGCTCTGTCTGCTTGATTGCCATAGCGACCGCAACGACAGGGCCAATCGCTTTCGTGGCTTTCCTTGCGGGTCCGATTGCAAAGCGGCTCGTCGGCGTTGGCTACTCAACCGTAATTCCTGCCGGTCTGATCGGCGTCATCTTGGTTCTCGGGGCAGATTTGATCGGGCAGTATGCTTTCGAGACCCGGTTCCCCGTGGGCGTCATTACGGGCATACTCGGAGCGCCTTATCTGATCTACCTGCTTATCCGAATGAACCGAAAGGGGGACTTCTGACATGAAACCCAGTCATCAGTTTCAAGCTGAACAAACCGTTGCGGGCTATGACAACAAGACAATTATCCATGGTGTGAGTCTCACTATTCCTAGCAATCGGATAAGTGTCATTATTGGTGCCAATGCATGCGGCAAATCCACGTTGCTGAAAACGATGGCGAAGCTAATTAAGCCTGAATCCGGCAGCATCACAATGGACGGTAAGGAGCTTCATCACTACGCTCCTAAGGCGCTCGCACGGATTCTCGGCTTATTGCCGCAGTCTCCGATCGTGCCGGAAGGAATCACCGTCGCCGACTTGGTCGGCAGAGGGAGATTCCCGCACCAGAGCTGGCTCGGCGGATGGACGAAGAAGGATTACGAAGCTGTCGCCGAAGCGATGGAGATTATGCAGATCACGGAGCTAGGCGATCGGAATATCGACGAACTATCCGGTGGCCAGAGGCAGCGTGTCTGGATTGCAATGGCATTGGCGCAGCAGACGGACATTCTGTTCCTCGATGAGCCGACGACCTTCCTGGATATTACATACCAGGTCGAGATACTGGATTTGTTGACTGATCTGAACCGCAAGCATGGTACAACGATCGTCATGGTGCTTCACGACATCAACTTGTCCGCTCGCTACGCGGACTATATCTTCGCTCTTCGCGAAGGGAAGCTATTGGCGGAAGGTGCGCCGAATGATGTCATTACAGCTGAATTAATCAAGGATGTCTTCGGCCTCGACAGTACGGTCATTCTTGATCCGGTGTCCGGCTCCCCGCTGGTCGTGCCGATTGGCCGCCATCATGCGCGAACGCAGCCTATATTGAAGGATCAGCTCACTGATAAAAGGGTGCCTGTAAGCAATATCACGGATAGTTTAGCGGTTGGCAACAGAGCATAAACGGATAACGAAACTCGGGATAATCATCCCGGGTTTTTTTTGCTTTCTAATGTGGCTTTTTCGTGTTACCCGGTGTCTAATTTATTGTAAGGTCACAGGAGGTGCATCGTGTCAGGAGCTCATGACAGTGGTTCCCTTGTTTTTCCGGAGAAACAGGGACAAGATCAGTTCGAGAACATCTACGGGCAGTATCGTGAACGCATATGTAAATACTTTTTATATAAAGTGAACGAGGCTGCTGCCGAGGAACTAACACAACAGGTTTTTATAAAAGTGTTTCAAAATATCCATTCGTTTCATTATGAATCAAGTTTATTTACCTGGATTTATAAAATTGCGCAGAACACGTTGAAGAATGAATACAGAGGATGGTCACGAACGTTAGACAACTCATCCTTAGATCTTTCTACGTGCGAATCTCAGGTCGTCTCGCTTGATTTTACAGAACATGTGGAAATTCGATTAGACATCAGTGCAGCGCTTCATAAATTAAACGCGTTAGATCATCAAATTGTTTTACTTCGTTACTTTGTAGGCTGCACCATCTTGGAAATAGCAGAAATCGTTCAGAAACGCGAAAGCGCAGTGAAAAACAGGTTATATCGAGCCTTATCGAAGCTAAAGCTTGAACTCAAAGAATGGGGTGACTTGACCGTTATGTCAATTCAAAACTTAATTTCAATCGTCAGCAAAGACCGGCCGAATGAAGATCAGAATGTAGAAAACAAGGTTCATCAGGACGTATTGAACGAGCTGAAGCGCAATGTAGATCAACTATTGACCAAATACAAGCACAAGCCGACTAAGAAGGTTATTATCGAGATTTATCCTGACTTAACGGCTTTTCATGCGGCAGTCGGAGAACCGAGTGCGCCGAATTGGTTTATGGGCACATCAGAGGATAATGTACTGAAGATTGTTTCTCCGCTAAACCCAGGTCCAGAGCACACCTACGAGTCAATCCTAAAATCGACGGTTCATTTGTTCACAATGTGGTTAATTTCGGACATCAATAACGCTGCTCCAAAGTGGCTGCGTCAAGGTATCGGAGGTTATGAAGCAAAGCAGATGAGTCCTGATTTCATCAAGAGCTCTATAGATCGTTTATTGCTGCAGGGAAGAATTCCTACCTTTACGGAGCTAAACAATGATACCTGGGATTTTGAAATAATGGGAGGATTTCAATTCTCTTATAAAATCGTCGAATATCTGATCTTTGTACATGGCATCGAGAAGTTGAATCAGCTTATAAGAGATTCAGAGGACTTTGATGGAATTTATAAATGTTCAGAGGAAGAGCTTCACGAGGCATGGAGTAAGTATATCCTGAATTAATCCGACAGAAGTCCATTGTTCGTACAAGAGCACGGTGAGGTAGATGCCGCTGCTCTTTTTTCTGTAGGCTTAAACTACTCTTGCCCTAGACACTTCAATCGCGCTATGCTGTATGTAGTATTATCACTACTTTATTCGATAGGAAATAACCTTCTATGAGACTCGGTTTTTTTGATTCTGGAATTGGCGGGCTTACGGTATTGGCGGAAGCGCTTAGGCTGCTCCCAGCCGAGGATTATCTCTATATGGCTGATACGACGCACGTTCCTTATGGAACCAAGTCGCAGGAAGAGGTGCGGTCATTCGTCTTTGAAGCTGTGGAGACGATGCTTCAGCATGGCATCGATGCGCTTGTTATTGCATGTAATACAGCGACAAGCATTGCAATAAATGACTTGAGAGAGACGTACTCGCTGCCGATTATCGGCATGGAGCCCGCGGTCAAACCTGCCGTGGAGATGAACCGCGATACAGGGAAGAGAGTCCTTGTGTTTGCTACGCCTCTTACGCTGAAGATGCCTAAATATTATGCGCTTGTTTCCCGCGTGGATGAAGATGGAATTGTCGATTCGCTGCCAATGCCTGAGCTTGTCCAGTACTGCGAATCCCTTCAGTTTGATAAGGTTGTCTTGGAGGAGTACTTCCGTGCTAAGCTGGCCCCGTATGATTTAGACAATTACGGCATTATTGTATTAGGCTGCACGCATTATCCGTTTTATACGGATATTCTTCGCGACATGCTGCCGCCGCACATCCAGATCATTAATGGGAACGCGGGCACCGTTCGAAGATTATCGGCGCTGCTTAATCGCTACGGTATCGATACCGGAATGGGGAGCGGGAATGTGAAGTTCATGTGTACCGGCGGGGAAGCCGCATATATAGAGAAGATGAAGCGGGCGCTGAC
This window harbors:
- a CDS encoding FecCD family ABC transporter permease, whose amino-acid sequence is MNNPASPVSKPLNSTVPKHFAIVLMIGLAALAACILASLAFGSRVLDAPEMLDALLHPSTDSFGSSVMHQRVARTVFSLCCGGALGIAGSLMQAVTRNPIADPSVLGVNTGAALFVVSGIAFFHISTANQFIGLACAGAAITAVFVFGIGSLGRGGATPIKLVLAGAATSAALSSLMSAIMIPRSQVMDRFRFWQMGSVGSANWHDITTFSPFLILGMLVAIASASALNALALGDEAATGLGVRTGILRLIASMAGVLLCGTVTALAGPIGFIGLLATHVIRLLIGPDQRFLIPMSALAGAVILTISDVIGRILGSPGELEVGMVTAFVGAPILILLAIRSKVRSL
- a CDS encoding FecCD family ABC transporter permease, with translation MNTTTINLIMAGRRQRRRRFVLITSLLGVISCLLCFSMLYFGNTIYPVKDIVRVLLGEEVKGLTFTMKTLRLPRMLAGLLAGFAFGLAGSTFQTMLRNPLANPDVLGITSSASVAAVFCILILHTSEAVVSIAAFIASLASVALLYLLSRRKVFSIGRLVLVGIGLDAMFGSLITYLLKIGAEYDIPSAFRWLSGSLNGSQLDELPPLAITVLVCTPILVLMGKRLSLLELGEQSASTLGIHTDRTRLVLIISSVCLIAIATATTGPIAFVAFLAGPIAKRLVGVGYSTVIPAGLIGVILVLGADLIGQYAFETRFPVGVITGILGAPYLIYLLIRMNRKGDF
- a CDS encoding RNA polymerase sigma factor translates to MSGAHDSGSLVFPEKQGQDQFENIYGQYRERICKYFLYKVNEAAAEELTQQVFIKVFQNIHSFHYESSLFTWIYKIAQNTLKNEYRGWSRTLDNSSLDLSTCESQVVSLDFTEHVEIRLDISAALHKLNALDHQIVLLRYFVGCTILEIAEIVQKRESAVKNRLYRALSKLKLELKEWGDLTVMSIQNLISIVSKDRPNEDQNVENKVHQDVLNELKRNVDQLLTKYKHKPTKKVIIEIYPDLTAFHAAVGEPSAPNWFMGTSEDNVLKIVSPLNPGPEHTYESILKSTVHLFTMWLISDINNAAPKWLRQGIGGYEAKQMSPDFIKSSIDRLLLQGRIPTFTELNNDTWDFEIMGGFQFSYKIVEYLIFVHGIEKLNQLIRDSEDFDGIYKCSEEELHEAWSKYILN
- a CDS encoding ABC transporter ATP-binding protein — its product is MKPSHQFQAEQTVAGYDNKTIIHGVSLTIPSNRISVIIGANACGKSTLLKTMAKLIKPESGSITMDGKELHHYAPKALARILGLLPQSPIVPEGITVADLVGRGRFPHQSWLGGWTKKDYEAVAEAMEIMQITELGDRNIDELSGGQRQRVWIAMALAQQTDILFLDEPTTFLDITYQVEILDLLTDLNRKHGTTIVMVLHDINLSARYADYIFALREGKLLAEGAPNDVITAELIKDVFGLDSTVILDPVSGSPLVVPIGRHHARTQPILKDQLTDKRVPVSNITDSLAVGNRA
- the murI gene encoding glutamate racemase, with product MRLGFFDSGIGGLTVLAEALRLLPAEDYLYMADTTHVPYGTKSQEEVRSFVFEAVETMLQHGIDALVIACNTATSIAINDLRETYSLPIIGMEPAVKPAVEMNRDTGKRVLVFATPLTLKMPKYYALVSRVDEDGIVDSLPMPELVQYCESLQFDKVVLEEYFRAKLAPYDLDNYGIIVLGCTHYPFYTDILRDMLPPHIQIINGNAGTVRRLSALLNRYGIDTGMGSGNVKFMCTGGEAAYIEKMKRALTLLR
- a CDS encoding iron-siderophore ABC transporter substrate-binding protein; protein product: MKSKRKIALSTLLTSLTLMLALSGCGGKDNNDNNTANASSTNTNAAANTSATNTNATNAATNTAATETNASQEAVTYPLTIKHAFGETVLEKKPERVATISWANQDVALALGVVPVGFSAANYGVQDGSGLLPWTKKKLDELGAKSPNIFQDTDGLDFEAISDAKPDVILAAYSGLTKEDYATLSKIAPVIAYQKAPWVTSWREMIKFDAMGMGMEAEGEQLIKDTENVIKEKASAYPDIQGKNALFAFFSPDDLSKVSVYAPGDPRADFLIDLGMKYSPDVLNKVSGDSFYLELSAENADVLNSTDYIVTYGDEALLKKLQADPLLGKVPAIAKGAVVLIPDNTPLAAAGNPNPLSISYTLDDYLKLIGEAAKK